The genomic window TTATGTACTATTCCCCAAAAAACAAGTCTACAGATAAAAAGTCAATTAATTCATAAGGAGTAAAATATGAATAAAAAATTAATCGACTTTTTTAAGGTCATCTCTTACTATCTGGGCGCTCTCTCATTTTCTACAATAATTCTAATTCCCTATTTATTGATGAATGAAAGTAATAATGGAGGGAACTCTAAAGTTCTTCTTTTACTCGCAGCCTCAGGTGCTACCATTTCGGCATTTGCTACTATTTCCATATTTGACGGAAAATCAGGATTACTCAAATTATTGAAAAGAATAATCAAGATCAAATTTAAGTGGTATTGGTACGCAATATCAGTATTACTTATGCCAATAATTGTTAGTGTCTTATGGCTTATTGGCAGAAATATGAACATTCCTTTTGAGAATCCTCTTCAAAAACTACAAGGGCTTCTTTCGGTCTTCCTTATTTTGTCCATTCAAGCAGGCTTGGGAGAGGAGGTCGGTTGGCGGGGCCTAATGACTCCTACCTTAAACAGAAGACTACCCCTT from Spirochaeta cellobiosiphila DSM 17781 includes these protein-coding regions:
- a CDS encoding CPBP family intramembrane glutamic endopeptidase, which codes for MNKKLIDFFKVISYYLGALSFSTIILIPYLLMNESNNGGNSKVLLLLAASGATISAFATISIFDGKSGLLKLLKRIIKIKFKWYWYAISVLLMPIIVSVLWLIGRNMNIPFENPLQKLQGLLSVFLILSIQAGLGEEVGWRGLMTPTLNRRLPLIPSALITGVLWGFWHTPLFFIEGTFQSELYKITGFLSGMGWYILFLSASSILYSFIVKKSGGSIIGAILFHGSLNSATWLVGANNISSSLAGLKALTLVTVAVSLAFYVVFRKDECWKPSPQ